A genomic segment from Anabas testudineus chromosome 6, fAnaTes1.2, whole genome shotgun sequence encodes:
- the tshz3a gene encoding teashirt homolog 3 isoform X1: protein MPRRKQEAPKRAAAYSPKELTDHTVEDEEVEADDLPSAPQDDLSMKDEFVEQNTVPAKEQSCDQESAGAVELSGQEMDSESHVSETSDRLSDFESPSRKAEGNLVTGTLNGGTKTPPICMDTLEQMKAIYSSFLTSPLWSPLNYNSTPPQAQSSASTEKPSRSNSTSSSSSCSSSSYDWHQSAVAKTLQQHPPQSRHPAPSEPSLFSTVQLHRQNPKLFGSIFTGASKFRCKGCSAAYDTLVELTVHMNDTGHYRDDNQDRAGGGAKRWSKPRKRSLLEMEGKEDAQKVLKCMYCGHSFESLQDLSVHMIKTKHYQKVPLKEPMAPVATKIMSAKKRGLAGLDLSSYPRSREGTPKAKHLQADLSEPSQKPSSSPYTTPNNRYGHQNGASYAWQFESNKFQILKCMECGSSHNTLQELRTHMMVTGHFLRVTSSVGKRIKTLPEATSPNPGRVTTPTEQRVQSVPLAPSTFSPPPLQTTTTPPSTSPPLKEIKKEEVEEECTKQEAVGNEKQVAVSVEGEEDDEEEKYDISKYTYLTEEDLKESPKGGLDILKSLENTVTSAINKAQSGNPSWGGYPSIHAAYQFPSALKLQQGSMEKNSPMKFLYNGVDGALCSLPKNQPLISPPLSQSSPFPTNNFQAMEDLVKKVTEKVAKVEQSVKQLSPKRENHLSPCSSEAGESHRGGEADSPREWRAVTPANSDRGSHSDRASPATEPKRETAVKSPLASTLRCSTAIITGHTPLEQPFVNPLSALQSVMNVHLGKAAKPSLPNQDPLSLLSRLSQNMAERAAVAAPPSQTKKIESVVDNNFCQPSDDQPMDLTKGKSERGGSLGSAPLTPSSTASSISPSSLVSPAKLTVVSPYTSSSPLHENALSDISDMLRNLTQSHHVPKPATRSRVTDKAEVVGSTHEDDDTSLYSHKRKGRHSNWNPQHLLLLQAQFASSLRQTSEGKYIIHDLSPQERMHISRFTGLSMTTISHWLANVKYQLRRTGRTKFLKNLDSGQPIFFCSDCASQIRTPAAYVCHLEAHLGFRIRDLAKLSPKQTVRDSHTLTEKLVPLESLLSPQDDCSSNGAVYRCQLCVRKFATKHAIKLHLSKSHGKSPEDHLLYVCELDKH from the exons atgccaCGAAGGAAACAGGAGGCACCCAAGCGCGCAGCag CCTATTCTCCCAAGGAGCTGACAGATCACActgtggaggatgaggaggtggaaGCGGACGACCTGCCCTCAGCCCCTCAGGATGACCTATCCATGAAAGATGAGTTTGTTGAGCAAAACACAGTGCCTGCCAAGGAGCAGTCATGTGACCAGGAATCAGCTGGGGCCGTAGAGCTCTCGGGACAGGAGATGGACAGTGAGTCGCATGTGAGTGAGACCAGTGACCGTCTGTCGGACTTTGAGAGCCCTTCCAGAAAAGCTGAGGGCAACTTGGTCACAGGAACTCTGAATGGTGGCACTAAGACACCTCCCATATGCATGGACACCTTAGAACAAATGAAGGCTATCTACTCCAGCTTTCTAACCAGCCCCTTGTGGTCACCGCTGAACTATAATTCCACACCGCCACAGGCACAGTCGTCGGCTTCTACAGAGAAGCCAAGTCGCAGCAACAGCaccagtagcagtagcagctgcagcagcagtagctaCGACTGGCACCAGTCTGCAGTGGCAAAGACACTACAACAGCATCCTCCCCAGAGCCGTCACCCTGCTCCGTCTGAGCCCAGCCTCTTTAGTACAGTCCAGCTCCACAGGCAAAACCCAAAGCTGTTTGGCTCAATCTTCACGGGGGCCAGTAAATTCCGCTGTAAGGGCTGTAGTGCTGCTTATGACACCCTGGTGGAGCTGACAGTTCACATGAATGATACGGGCCACTACCGCGATGACAACCAAGATAGGGCAGGTGGTGGAGCAAAGCGCTGGTCAAAACCACGTAAACGGTCCCTATTGGAGATGGAGGGGAAGGAAGATGCCCAGAAAGTTTTGAAGTGCATGTATTGTGGCCACTCCTTTGAATCCCTCCAGGACCTCAGTGTCCACATGATTAAGACCAAACATTACCAGAAAGTGCCTCTAAAGGAGCCCATGGCTCCCGTGGCAACCAAAATCATGTCTGCTAAGAAAAGAGGACTGGCGGGGTTGGACCTTAGTTCTTATCCACGTTCAAGAGAAGGAACCCCGAAAGCTAAGCACCTACAGGCAGACCTGAGTGAACCCTCGCAGAAACCTTCTTCCAGTCCCTATACCACCCCTAATAACCGCTATGGCCACCAGAATGGTGCTAGCTATGCTTGGCAGTTTGAATCCAACAAATTCCAGATCCTGAAGTGTATGGAGTGTGGGAGTTCCCATAATACACTGCAAGAGTTGAGAACCCACATGATGGTGACAGGACACTTCCTCAGGGTGACCAGCTCTGTGGGAAAGAGAATCAAAACACTTCCTGAGGCCACCTCTCCCAATCCTGGGAGGGTCACCACACCTACTGAACAGAGGGTTCAGTCTGTCCCACTGGCACcctccactttctctcctccacctcttcaaACTACCACAACTCCACCCTCCACCTCACCTCCTCTAAAAGAGataaagaaggaggaggttgagGAGGAGTGCACCAAGCAAGAGGCTGTGGGGAATGAAAAGCAAGTCGCAGTTTCTGTCGAAGGGGAGGAGGACGATGAGGAGGAAAAATATGACATCTCAAAGTATACCTATCTTACTGAAGAGGACCTAAAGGAGAGCCCTAAAGGGGGGTTGGATATTCTCAAATCACTGgaaaacactgtgacatcagCCATCAACAAGGCACAGAGTGGGAATCCAAGTTGGGGGGGCTATCCCAGCATCCATGCAGCCTACCAGTTCCCCAGTGCCCTCAAGCTCCAGCAAGGCAGCATGGAAAAGAATTCACCAATGAAGTTCTTGTACAATGGAGTCGATGGAGCACTGTGCTCCCTCCCAAAGAACCAGCCACTGATTTCCCCGCCACTTAGTCAGTCCTCCCCCTTCCCCACCAACAACTTCCAGGCAATGGAGGACTTAGTGAAAAAAGTGACTGAGAAAGTAGCAAAAGTAGAGCAAAGTGTTAAGCAGCTGTCTCCTAAGAGGGAGAACCATCTGTCCCCCTGTAGTAGTGAAGCTGGAGAATCACATAGGGGAGGAGAGGCTGACTCACCTCGGGAATGGAGGGCAGTGACCCCAGCCAATAGTGACAGGGGAAGCCATAGTGACAGAGCATCCCCAGCAACAGAACccaagagagagacagcagtCAAATCCCCGCTCGCCTCTACACTGAGATGCAGCACCGCCATTATCACTGGCCATACTCCTCTAGAGCAGCCCTTTGTCAACCCTCTAAGTGCTCTTCAGTCAGTAATGAACGTTCATTTGGGGAAAGCAGCCAAGCCCTCCTTGCCAAACCAAGATCCCCTGAGCCTGCTCTCCAGGCTCAGCCAGAACATGGCTGAGAGGGCTGCTGTGGCCGCTCCTCCCTCACAAACCAAAAAGATAGAAAGTGTAGTTGATAATAATTTTTGCCAGCCCAGTGATGACCAGCCTATGGACCTCACAAAAGGGAAAAGTGAAAGAGGAGGCTCTTTGGGATCAGCCCCCCTTACACCTTCGTCCACTGCCTCCTCCATCTCCCCTTCCTCTCTTGTTTCTCCTGCAAAGCTAACAGTGGTCTCTCCCTACACATCCAGCAGCCCTCTACATGAAAATGCATTGTCTGATATCTCAGACATGCTGAGGAACCTGACTCAGTCTCACCATGTCCCAAAACCTGCCACGCGGTCCCGGGTCACAGATAAAGCTGAGGTTGTGGGATCTACTCATGAAGATGACGACACGTCCCTGTACAGCCACAAACGCAAAGGACGTCACTCCAACTGGAACCCCCAGcatctccttcttcttcagGCCCAGTTCGCCTCAAGCCTGAGGCAGACATCAGAGGGGAAGTATATCATTCATGACCTCAGCCCGCAGGAAAGAATGCATATATCTCGTTTCACAGGCCTCTCTATGACCACCATCAGCCACTGGCTGGCTAATGTCAAGTACCAGCTAAGGAGAACAGGGAGAACCAAGTTCCTAAAGAATCTGGACTCCGGTCAGCCTATATTCTTCTGTAGTGACTGTGCCTCACAGATCCGAACCCCAGCAGCGTATGTATGCCACCTGGAAGCCCACCTAGGGTTCAGAATCAGAGACCTGGCCAAGCTGTCCCCCAAACAGACTGTCAGAGACTCCCACACTCTCACTGAGAAACTAGTGCCCTTGGAGTCCCTCCTTTCTCCACAAGATGACTGCAGTAGTAATGGGGCGGTGTACCGCTGCCAGCTCTGTGTCCGTAAATTTGCCACTAAGCACGCAATCAAGCTTCACCTCAGCAAGAGCCATGGAAAATCTCCTGAGGACCATCTGCTATATGTGTGCGAGCTAGATAAACACTAA
- the tshz3a gene encoding teashirt homolog 3 isoform X2, which translates to MKDEFVEQNTVPAKEQSCDQESAGAVELSGQEMDSESHVSETSDRLSDFESPSRKAEGNLVTGTLNGGTKTPPICMDTLEQMKAIYSSFLTSPLWSPLNYNSTPPQAQSSASTEKPSRSNSTSSSSSCSSSSYDWHQSAVAKTLQQHPPQSRHPAPSEPSLFSTVQLHRQNPKLFGSIFTGASKFRCKGCSAAYDTLVELTVHMNDTGHYRDDNQDRAGGGAKRWSKPRKRSLLEMEGKEDAQKVLKCMYCGHSFESLQDLSVHMIKTKHYQKVPLKEPMAPVATKIMSAKKRGLAGLDLSSYPRSREGTPKAKHLQADLSEPSQKPSSSPYTTPNNRYGHQNGASYAWQFESNKFQILKCMECGSSHNTLQELRTHMMVTGHFLRVTSSVGKRIKTLPEATSPNPGRVTTPTEQRVQSVPLAPSTFSPPPLQTTTTPPSTSPPLKEIKKEEVEEECTKQEAVGNEKQVAVSVEGEEDDEEEKYDISKYTYLTEEDLKESPKGGLDILKSLENTVTSAINKAQSGNPSWGGYPSIHAAYQFPSALKLQQGSMEKNSPMKFLYNGVDGALCSLPKNQPLISPPLSQSSPFPTNNFQAMEDLVKKVTEKVAKVEQSVKQLSPKRENHLSPCSSEAGESHRGGEADSPREWRAVTPANSDRGSHSDRASPATEPKRETAVKSPLASTLRCSTAIITGHTPLEQPFVNPLSALQSVMNVHLGKAAKPSLPNQDPLSLLSRLSQNMAERAAVAAPPSQTKKIESVVDNNFCQPSDDQPMDLTKGKSERGGSLGSAPLTPSSTASSISPSSLVSPAKLTVVSPYTSSSPLHENALSDISDMLRNLTQSHHVPKPATRSRVTDKAEVVGSTHEDDDTSLYSHKRKGRHSNWNPQHLLLLQAQFASSLRQTSEGKYIIHDLSPQERMHISRFTGLSMTTISHWLANVKYQLRRTGRTKFLKNLDSGQPIFFCSDCASQIRTPAAYVCHLEAHLGFRIRDLAKLSPKQTVRDSHTLTEKLVPLESLLSPQDDCSSNGAVYRCQLCVRKFATKHAIKLHLSKSHGKSPEDHLLYVCELDKH; encoded by the coding sequence ATGAAAGATGAGTTTGTTGAGCAAAACACAGTGCCTGCCAAGGAGCAGTCATGTGACCAGGAATCAGCTGGGGCCGTAGAGCTCTCGGGACAGGAGATGGACAGTGAGTCGCATGTGAGTGAGACCAGTGACCGTCTGTCGGACTTTGAGAGCCCTTCCAGAAAAGCTGAGGGCAACTTGGTCACAGGAACTCTGAATGGTGGCACTAAGACACCTCCCATATGCATGGACACCTTAGAACAAATGAAGGCTATCTACTCCAGCTTTCTAACCAGCCCCTTGTGGTCACCGCTGAACTATAATTCCACACCGCCACAGGCACAGTCGTCGGCTTCTACAGAGAAGCCAAGTCGCAGCAACAGCaccagtagcagtagcagctgcagcagcagtagctaCGACTGGCACCAGTCTGCAGTGGCAAAGACACTACAACAGCATCCTCCCCAGAGCCGTCACCCTGCTCCGTCTGAGCCCAGCCTCTTTAGTACAGTCCAGCTCCACAGGCAAAACCCAAAGCTGTTTGGCTCAATCTTCACGGGGGCCAGTAAATTCCGCTGTAAGGGCTGTAGTGCTGCTTATGACACCCTGGTGGAGCTGACAGTTCACATGAATGATACGGGCCACTACCGCGATGACAACCAAGATAGGGCAGGTGGTGGAGCAAAGCGCTGGTCAAAACCACGTAAACGGTCCCTATTGGAGATGGAGGGGAAGGAAGATGCCCAGAAAGTTTTGAAGTGCATGTATTGTGGCCACTCCTTTGAATCCCTCCAGGACCTCAGTGTCCACATGATTAAGACCAAACATTACCAGAAAGTGCCTCTAAAGGAGCCCATGGCTCCCGTGGCAACCAAAATCATGTCTGCTAAGAAAAGAGGACTGGCGGGGTTGGACCTTAGTTCTTATCCACGTTCAAGAGAAGGAACCCCGAAAGCTAAGCACCTACAGGCAGACCTGAGTGAACCCTCGCAGAAACCTTCTTCCAGTCCCTATACCACCCCTAATAACCGCTATGGCCACCAGAATGGTGCTAGCTATGCTTGGCAGTTTGAATCCAACAAATTCCAGATCCTGAAGTGTATGGAGTGTGGGAGTTCCCATAATACACTGCAAGAGTTGAGAACCCACATGATGGTGACAGGACACTTCCTCAGGGTGACCAGCTCTGTGGGAAAGAGAATCAAAACACTTCCTGAGGCCACCTCTCCCAATCCTGGGAGGGTCACCACACCTACTGAACAGAGGGTTCAGTCTGTCCCACTGGCACcctccactttctctcctccacctcttcaaACTACCACAACTCCACCCTCCACCTCACCTCCTCTAAAAGAGataaagaaggaggaggttgagGAGGAGTGCACCAAGCAAGAGGCTGTGGGGAATGAAAAGCAAGTCGCAGTTTCTGTCGAAGGGGAGGAGGACGATGAGGAGGAAAAATATGACATCTCAAAGTATACCTATCTTACTGAAGAGGACCTAAAGGAGAGCCCTAAAGGGGGGTTGGATATTCTCAAATCACTGgaaaacactgtgacatcagCCATCAACAAGGCACAGAGTGGGAATCCAAGTTGGGGGGGCTATCCCAGCATCCATGCAGCCTACCAGTTCCCCAGTGCCCTCAAGCTCCAGCAAGGCAGCATGGAAAAGAATTCACCAATGAAGTTCTTGTACAATGGAGTCGATGGAGCACTGTGCTCCCTCCCAAAGAACCAGCCACTGATTTCCCCGCCACTTAGTCAGTCCTCCCCCTTCCCCACCAACAACTTCCAGGCAATGGAGGACTTAGTGAAAAAAGTGACTGAGAAAGTAGCAAAAGTAGAGCAAAGTGTTAAGCAGCTGTCTCCTAAGAGGGAGAACCATCTGTCCCCCTGTAGTAGTGAAGCTGGAGAATCACATAGGGGAGGAGAGGCTGACTCACCTCGGGAATGGAGGGCAGTGACCCCAGCCAATAGTGACAGGGGAAGCCATAGTGACAGAGCATCCCCAGCAACAGAACccaagagagagacagcagtCAAATCCCCGCTCGCCTCTACACTGAGATGCAGCACCGCCATTATCACTGGCCATACTCCTCTAGAGCAGCCCTTTGTCAACCCTCTAAGTGCTCTTCAGTCAGTAATGAACGTTCATTTGGGGAAAGCAGCCAAGCCCTCCTTGCCAAACCAAGATCCCCTGAGCCTGCTCTCCAGGCTCAGCCAGAACATGGCTGAGAGGGCTGCTGTGGCCGCTCCTCCCTCACAAACCAAAAAGATAGAAAGTGTAGTTGATAATAATTTTTGCCAGCCCAGTGATGACCAGCCTATGGACCTCACAAAAGGGAAAAGTGAAAGAGGAGGCTCTTTGGGATCAGCCCCCCTTACACCTTCGTCCACTGCCTCCTCCATCTCCCCTTCCTCTCTTGTTTCTCCTGCAAAGCTAACAGTGGTCTCTCCCTACACATCCAGCAGCCCTCTACATGAAAATGCATTGTCTGATATCTCAGACATGCTGAGGAACCTGACTCAGTCTCACCATGTCCCAAAACCTGCCACGCGGTCCCGGGTCACAGATAAAGCTGAGGTTGTGGGATCTACTCATGAAGATGACGACACGTCCCTGTACAGCCACAAACGCAAAGGACGTCACTCCAACTGGAACCCCCAGcatctccttcttcttcagGCCCAGTTCGCCTCAAGCCTGAGGCAGACATCAGAGGGGAAGTATATCATTCATGACCTCAGCCCGCAGGAAAGAATGCATATATCTCGTTTCACAGGCCTCTCTATGACCACCATCAGCCACTGGCTGGCTAATGTCAAGTACCAGCTAAGGAGAACAGGGAGAACCAAGTTCCTAAAGAATCTGGACTCCGGTCAGCCTATATTCTTCTGTAGTGACTGTGCCTCACAGATCCGAACCCCAGCAGCGTATGTATGCCACCTGGAAGCCCACCTAGGGTTCAGAATCAGAGACCTGGCCAAGCTGTCCCCCAAACAGACTGTCAGAGACTCCCACACTCTCACTGAGAAACTAGTGCCCTTGGAGTCCCTCCTTTCTCCACAAGATGACTGCAGTAGTAATGGGGCGGTGTACCGCTGCCAGCTCTGTGTCCGTAAATTTGCCACTAAGCACGCAATCAAGCTTCACCTCAGCAAGAGCCATGGAAAATCTCCTGAGGACCATCTGCTATATGTGTGCGAGCTAGATAAACACTAA